The following are encoded in a window of Bacillus sp. SORGH_AS_0510 genomic DNA:
- a CDS encoding M3 family oligoendopeptidase — MSFENYTYVRPNLEEVSAKFDTLLKRFNSASSVEEQSGVMHEINAVRNDLGTMFNLCYIRHSIDTNDEFYKQEQDYMDEIQPEIEGLATKYYQALVESPFRSELEEKWGKQLFSLAEGQLKTFKPEIVPLLQKENRLSTEYTKLIASAKIDFEGEERTLTQLQPFTESTDREMRKRANEARFGFLAEHQAELDRIFDDLVKVRTEIAQTLGYKNFVELGYYRMMRTDYNAEMVANFRQQVKDFIVPIATKLKARQQERIGLDQLKYYDEGFIFKTGNAVPKGSPEWIIENGQKMYEELSEETGSFFRFMQDNNLMDLVAKKGKAAGGYCTFIENNKAPFIFSNFNGTSGDIDVLTHEAGHAFQVYSSRHFEIPEYYWPTYEACEIHSMSMEFFTWPWMELFFKEDTDKYKFSHLSEALLFLPYGVSVDEYQHWVYENPTATPQERNLQWREIEKKYLPHKDYDGNEYLENGGFWQRQSHIYNSPFYYIDYTLAQICAFQFWKRSRENQEEAWSDYVKLCKLGGSMSFTKLVEEANLISPFENGCVESVIGEIENWLNSVDDKNL, encoded by the coding sequence ATGAGCTTTGAAAACTATACATATGTACGTCCGAATTTAGAAGAAGTTTCAGCCAAATTTGATACTTTACTTAAACGCTTTAATAGCGCATCGTCTGTTGAAGAGCAAAGTGGAGTCATGCATGAAATTAACGCAGTTAGAAATGACCTTGGTACCATGTTCAATTTATGTTACATTCGGCACTCTATTGATACAAACGATGAATTTTACAAGCAGGAACAAGACTATATGGATGAAATTCAGCCTGAGATTGAGGGGTTGGCTACAAAGTATTATCAAGCATTGGTGGAATCACCATTCCGTTCAGAGCTAGAAGAAAAATGGGGCAAGCAGTTATTTTCCCTTGCAGAAGGACAGTTGAAGACATTTAAGCCTGAGATCGTCCCATTACTCCAAAAAGAAAATCGCTTGTCCACTGAATATACAAAACTAATAGCATCGGCAAAGATTGACTTTGAAGGTGAAGAGAGAACATTAACTCAATTGCAGCCATTTACAGAATCAACTGATAGAGAAATGAGAAAGCGAGCAAATGAAGCAAGATTTGGCTTCTTAGCTGAACATCAAGCAGAGCTTGATCGAATTTTCGATGATCTAGTAAAAGTAAGAACAGAGATTGCTCAGACACTTGGCTATAAAAACTTTGTAGAGCTAGGTTATTATCGAATGATGAGAACAGACTACAATGCAGAAATGGTAGCGAATTTCCGTCAGCAAGTGAAGGACTTTATTGTTCCAATAGCTACTAAACTAAAAGCTCGTCAGCAAGAGAGAATTGGTTTAGACCAATTAAAATACTATGATGAGGGCTTTATTTTTAAGACAGGAAATGCTGTTCCAAAAGGCAGTCCAGAATGGATCATTGAAAATGGTCAAAAAATGTATGAAGAACTTTCAGAGGAAACAGGATCGTTTTTCCGTTTTATGCAAGACAATAACCTTATGGATTTAGTCGCTAAAAAAGGAAAAGCCGCTGGCGGTTATTGTACATTTATTGAAAACAATAAAGCTCCATTTATTTTTTCAAATTTCAATGGAACATCTGGTGATATCGATGTATTAACACACGAAGCTGGGCATGCTTTCCAAGTATACTCTAGCCGTCACTTCGAAATTCCAGAATACTATTGGCCAACCTATGAAGCATGTGAAATTCATTCCATGAGTATGGAATTCTTTACATGGCCTTGGATGGAGCTTTTCTTCAAGGAGGATACAGATAAGTATAAGTTCTCGCATTTGAGCGAGGCCCTACTTTTCCTTCCATATGGAGTCTCCGTGGATGAATACCAGCATTGGGTATATGAAAATCCTACAGCAACACCGCAGGAGCGTAACCTTCAATGGAGAGAAATTGAGAAGAAGTACTTGCCTCATAAGGATTATGATGGGAATGAATACTTAGAAAACGGCGGCTTCTGGCAGCGTCAAAGCCATATTTACAATTCACCTTTTTATTATATTGATTATACTCTTGCTCAAATTTGTGCTTTCCAATTTTGGAAGCGTTCAAGAGAAAATCAAGAAGAGGCTTGGAGTGATTATGTAAAGCTTTGTAAACTAGGAGGAAGTATGTCATTTACTAAACTAGTGGAAGAAGCAAACCTTATTTCTCCTTTTGAAAATGGCTGTGTAGAATCTGTCATCGGTGAGATTGAAAATTGGTTGAA
- a CDS encoding MarR family winged helix-turn-helix transcriptional regulator, with amino-acid sequence MENDSVAKSLKLFIVLSRAYKAINEHVNKVIQASGLNPTEFAVLELLYHKGDQPMQQIGGKILLASGSITYVVDKLEQKGMLKRIACPKDRRVTYAQITEEGRAFIQDIFPEHAEQIDQLMSSLTDTEKSEAIELLKKLGIPAGKF; translated from the coding sequence ATGGAGAATGATTCAGTAGCTAAGTCTTTAAAGTTATTTATTGTCCTTTCAAGAGCATATAAAGCGATTAATGAACATGTAAATAAAGTAATTCAAGCAAGCGGTTTAAACCCTACTGAATTTGCAGTATTAGAGCTTCTTTATCATAAAGGAGACCAGCCAATGCAGCAAATTGGTGGAAAAATTTTGCTAGCTAGCGGAAGTATTACTTACGTAGTCGACAAGCTTGAGCAAAAAGGGATGTTAAAAAGAATTGCGTGTCCAAAGGATCGCAGAGTAACCTATGCTCAAATTACGGAAGAGGGAAGAGCGTTCATTCAAGATATTTTTCCTGAACATGCAGAGCAAATTGATCAACTTATGTCGAGTCTAACTGATACGGAAAAATCAGAAGCGATTGAACTATTAAAAAAATTAGGTATACCTGCAGGTAAATTTTAA
- a CDS encoding phosphotransferase enzyme family protein: protein MEKSVEVLFTQEVINQFLMNFELESIVKKLGDFENYVFEVVRNDHPAVLRITHSSHRNRADIEAELDWMNYLNEHGVHCPKVFPSKKGQLIETLEAADESSFFACLYTKVEGDPVKVNSDQFNNELFSAWGRVTGQMHAVTKEYQPKKGMKLRPFWHEEELIDVETYFPDEQEIIKNTNDLMKELWGLPQTKDNFGLIHTDIHSGNFFYDGKEVHVFDFDDCSYHWFASDIAIPLYYSIFYGLRNADEQEKTDFASNFLTYFIEGYKEFNTVPENWETHLPLFLKLRDITLYSVFQKKIAPEDRDERLNQIINEIKQRIIQKDTIVKTK, encoded by the coding sequence ATGGAAAAGTCTGTTGAAGTATTATTTACTCAAGAAGTAATCAATCAGTTTTTAATGAATTTTGAATTAGAATCAATAGTAAAAAAGTTAGGAGACTTTGAGAATTATGTATTCGAAGTAGTTCGTAATGATCATCCAGCGGTTTTAAGAATCACCCATAGTTCCCATCGAAATAGGGCTGACATAGAAGCTGAGCTGGATTGGATGAACTACCTGAACGAACATGGTGTTCATTGTCCTAAAGTATTTCCTTCCAAAAAGGGACAATTAATAGAAACTCTAGAGGCAGCGGATGAGTCCAGTTTTTTTGCTTGTCTATATACAAAGGTAGAAGGGGACCCTGTAAAAGTCAACTCCGATCAATTCAATAACGAATTGTTTTCTGCATGGGGTAGAGTAACGGGTCAAATGCATGCTGTAACGAAGGAATATCAACCGAAAAAAGGGATGAAATTACGTCCTTTTTGGCATGAGGAAGAACTAATAGATGTTGAAACGTATTTTCCAGATGAACAAGAAATTATTAAGAATACAAATGACCTTATGAAAGAGCTATGGGGGCTTCCTCAAACGAAAGACAACTTTGGTCTAATCCATACAGATATTCATTCTGGTAACTTCTTTTATGACGGTAAAGAGGTACATGTGTTTGATTTTGACGATTGCAGCTACCATTGGTTTGCATCGGATATTGCCATCCCGCTTTATTATTCTATTTTTTATGGATTGCGAAATGCTGATGAACAAGAAAAGACAGACTTTGCAAGCAATTTCCTTACATATTTTATTGAAGGATATAAGGAGTTTAATACAGTACCTGAGAATTGGGAGACACATTTACCACTTTTCTTAAAGCTAAGGGATATTACGCTTTATTCAGTATTTCAAAAGAAGATCGCCCCAGAAGACAGAGACGAACGATTAAATCAAATAATAAATGAGATCAAGCAAAGAATTATTCAAAAAGATACTATTGTAAAAACAAAGTAG